From the genome of Bos indicus x Bos taurus breed Angus x Brahman F1 hybrid chromosome 19, Bos_hybrid_MaternalHap_v2.0, whole genome shotgun sequence:
CCCATCTCTCAGCAGCGGACACTTGGACCCCCATGGCGGCTTTGTAAGCACTTCCAAGGAAGAAACCTCCCAGTACAGGTTCAGGAACCAAGTGGGATGGCAAGGTGGGATCTCTTGGAACCCACTGGAAAGGGACTCAAGCTTAACTCCCTGGCTCTAAGTCCATCCTTTCACACTCTGCTTCAAGACGCAGGGTTTGAGTTGCTGCAAACCACATTTCTATTTCCCTCCCAGTTAGGCTCCGCCTATCAGGAGACCAGAGGGAGCGTCaaggctggaggaggaagaagagacttGCTCCAGATTTGGTTCCTGCTGGCTTCCTCTCCTCAGCAATACTCATTCACTTGGGCGGTGTCAACTCCTTCCAGAAAAATCTGAGTCCCTCTTGGGTTTCCCCAACACTCTTGGAACCAAGCTTGGGGCGTCCATGAGCCAAGAGGTGGGGGTGCCACCCCACAGGGCTGTCCTCCGAGCTCAGGACACCAGTGTCTGCTGAGAAGCATTCGTTAGCCCACCTCAGGAATCAGAGATCAGCCCACCTGCCCGTCACCAAGCGTCTAACTTAATATATTTGCTTCTTCCCTGGGTGCATGCCCCAGGCTGCTTCCTGCAGGTGCCTCTCCATCCACGCCCTCTGAACCctcttcttgccttttcagtGGCCTGCTTAGGGATTCTTTCTATTAATAGAAAGAATCTCTGGTGTGGTTTCTGTCTGCTGCCTGGACCAGAACTGATTCATCCCCAGCTGGGTCCTAAGCATCTACACCAGGAACTGGAGCCTGGCATTCCCAGGCCCACTTAATTGCACTGCCAGAGGGAACGTACCCGCCCACCCATGGCCCCCATCCCGTGGGGTTGATCTCAGCCAAACTCTGCACCAGCAGGGGCGAGTTCCAATGCAAGGGCCGCCACATAATGTGTGGCAAACGGCACTTAATTGCCATACAAGCTCGGGGGTCGGCTGCGGGGACTCTGGCTAGAGGCAAAACATTTCCGACGGCCGCCCGGCCGTGTAAGGGAGCGTCCTCATGGTGGGTGCCCGGGCAAAGATGATCTTGTTGTAGCTGGCGGTGGGACTTGCCCTGGAGTCCGAGTGCAGGTGGAGGGGCTCTGGGACCCCCGAGGGCCCCATGGCCGACATGGTGAGGGGGCCCCACACAGACAGCATGGTTTCGGACCTCAGGTCCTTGAAGGTGGTGGTGCCCGAGGACTTGGAGGACTTCCTCCTCTTCAGCTGGATGAGGCTGGCTGGCTTGCTCTGCTTGCCCACCCGCCGACTTTCCTCCACCGTTTGCAAGCACTCCAGCTCTCTGGCCTTGCTCTTCTCGATGAGTCTCTTCACCATTGGGGAGGTGTACGTGACATAGGCTGGCCACGGGTCGTGTTTCTCAAGCAGATTCACTGGGAGCCCGATGTTCTCAGTGAGTTCTACTGGCAAAGAGAAACATGGGCAATTTAGAGGCACTCGCGGCAGTGGTTCCATTCTTTAGGGGTCAGAGGAATCAGAGTTTGGATTTCTCCCCATCAGGCATGATAGCCCTTCCACCCCCTATATTCAGTGGGAATAAAATGGTGGGCTTGAACTCAAGTCTAATGGGCTCACACATCCATAAACTTCTCACTCTAGCTGCTGGTCAGAAGTTTTGGGTGTCTGAGGTGGGGGGAACTTTACTGGAAAATCTGTAAAGTTGGGATACAGAATGACACTCCACGGAGTATATTAGTTAAGGAAAACAAGAGTGGGACCTTGGAGTCCAATAGGCTTGGTTTCAAATCTTTGCATACATCAAATTGTTTAACCTATAAACCTGCTGGttttcaggtgtttttttttttttttactggtcaTTTCACCAGTAAAAATGGTTACCATAAGGCTATAGGAAGGATGAAATAAAGTAATATAAGTCAAGGACTTGTAACGGTGTAGCTCAGGGTTGAAAGCATGGGCTTTGCacttggactgctgctgctactgctgctaagtcgcttcagtcatgtccgactctgtgaccccatagagggcagcctaccaggctccctggtccctgggattctccgggcaagaacactggagtgggttgccatttccttctccaatgcaggaaggtgaaaagtgaaagtgaagtcactcagtcgtgtccgactcttagcgaccccatgggctgcagcccaccaggctcctctgtccatgggattttccaggcaagagtactggagtggggtgccattgccttctccgtgcactTGGACTATCTGAGTTCAAATTCATTCTCCACCCCGTCTTCTTATCTGTGAATCTCGAGCAAGTCTCTGACCCTCCTTAACTTCATCGGCTTTGTGTGTAAAGCAGTGATTAGAAAAAGACCAACCCCAAAGAGCTTTCTTGTGGATTAAAGGAAGCAATATATGTAAAGATTTTatttagcacagtacctggcatagAGTAATCAGTGAACAGCAACTATGAACATCTTGGCTGAGTCTCACTAcctttttcatttaatccttgttACACCTGATAAAGAGTGTCATCTCCCTTTAAGAGAGGACAAGCCCACGGCTGTCCATCCTGCACAGCTAGCACATGGTGTGTTTGAACTCAAGTCTCACAGGCTCACACATACATAAGCTTTTCACTTTGGCTGCTGGCCAGAAGTGTTGGGTGTCTGGGTTGGGGCGAGCTTTACTGGAAAATCCACCCATTAGTTTGCCAAGCAGCCCATCCCTCTGTGAATACCAAGTCCTTCCAGGTcagatctttctttcctttgcagCTTCACTTGGTCCCGAAGAAGGGCCTCCAAATTTCCCTCCCACAGCTTCTCCTCCCCCGTTTCCTCAGGTGTTGCCTACTTGCCCTAATTTTATAGTCCTTTGGTCATTTTGATATGAATTGGAGAGGCAGGGGACTTAAAAGGTTCATCTTGCCATTTCCAGCCTGAATTCAGTGAAAAGCACTATAACTCAAGAGAAGAGGCAGATACTAAAGTGATTCTCAGGCTCCCTTGTGGGGAAACAAGAGCTTCTCGGAGACAGGGCCATGAGGAAGAGCATCGTGGAAGGTTCCAGGTCCCGACAAGGGTGTCACTGTGCCTGGGGGAAGACAGGATGCGTGACGTCACCTCACTCTAGAAGAAGAGCATCCAAGCTTCCAGGCACAGACGTGACCACCCGTCCTTGCCTGCCCAAAGCAGACGCAAAACTCCAGGGTCCTGCGGGTTAGGGCAACCACTGTACAGGACAGAGATGAAACTACCCAGAGACCTGCCCCTTCTGTCTCTCCAAGCCACCAGATCCTCGCACCAGTGTGACAGAGCGGCCACCTCAgtgcctcccctgcccccaccaccccctaACCTCGGCCAACCCCGCCCGCTGCAAAGACCTGAGCTTTACCTTCTTCCATCTTCATCTTTCTTGCATCGAGCCTCTCCATGTTTACCAAATTCTTCACAGCAAAGGCCTGGATACCTTAGGAGAAAAACATCTGTAAGCCTGGACTCCCAACAGAGAGTCCTGGAAGAAAGCAACGAGCAGCCTCCCTGGGAGCCTGAGCTCAAGGGCCTCTGTCGTCTCAGAGACAAGGAGGAGCCTCCGGGAGCCGGAGAGAGGGGCTGAACCCAGGGCATGCTGGGAGGGCAGGCCAGCTCCAGGCCTCCACCTTCTGACTGCCAGCTTTTGAGGACCCAGTGCGGGGCTGGCTTGGGGGCTGCATCAAGGCTGGACTAgggaaaaagtgaagaaagaaacgCTCCCACTTCAAAACCACGTCTTCTTCTCCACCAGAGCCCAAGTGAGCACATTACTGCCGTTGGGCGGAATACCTCTCCCCGGCAGCACCCTTGGCCTGCTATCAGGGGAAGGGGCAGCAGAGATGGGCAGCTGCCTGTAGTCAACCTCAGGCCCTCAGGCAGAGGCTGCAATAAGGCTGCCTTCCTGCCCAACATGACCATGTACATGTGGGAATCCGATGGTAACTGTAGTCTAGGAACTCTTGAGCCTGAGGGTCCATCCGCCTGGAGGGTTGTTAAAACATCCCTGGGCCCAGGTCCAGAGCCACAACTCAAATCTTCAGCAAGGAAATTGGTGAGATTTTATTATTAACCACTTAGCAAccttttccagagaaggcaatggcaccccactccagtactcctgcctggaaaatcccatggacagaggagcctggaaggctgcagtccatgggg
Proteins encoded in this window:
- the CDRT4 gene encoding CMT1A duplicated region transcript 4 protein isoform X1; the encoded protein is MSHTRDFQKLARWRNRNQRRSELGIQAFAVKNLVNMERLDARKMKMEEVELTENIGLPVNLLEKHDPWPAYVTYTSPMVKRLIEKSKARELECLQTVEESRRVGKQSKPASLIQLKRRKSSKSSGTTTFKDLRSETMLSVWGPLTMSAMGPSGVPEPLHLHSDSRASPTASYNKIIFARAPTMRTLPYTAGRPSEMFCL
- the CDRT4 gene encoding CMT1A duplicated region transcript 4 protein isoform X2 codes for the protein MSHTRDFQKLARWRNRNQRRSELGIQAFAVKNLVNMERLDARKMKMEEELTENIGLPVNLLEKHDPWPAYVTYTSPMVKRLIEKSKARELECLQTVEESRRVGKQSKPASLIQLKRRKSSKSSGTTTFKDLRSETMLSVWGPLTMSAMGPSGVPEPLHLHSDSRASPTASYNKIIFARAPTMRTLPYTAGRPSEMFCL